A DNA window from Phoenix dactylifera cultivar Barhee BC4 chromosome 13, palm_55x_up_171113_PBpolish2nd_filt_p, whole genome shotgun sequence contains the following coding sequences:
- the LOC113462124 gene encoding ribosomal biogenesis protein LAS1L-like, with translation MSRQTLGKRKRYILGFGDGPKPSSSSSTPSRVSQDHVGELQKLKAEMEKMKMEHEIEREELRRQLEQERREREEEKKEREEEQKQIAHLTSLMTEFLKGKTQTHKSFIHHDGAMYSTGGTNTR, from the exons ATGTCTAGGCAGACActtggaaaaagaaagagatacattcttggatttggggatgggccgaagccctcttcatcttcttccacaccTAGTCGTGTGTCACAAGACCATGTTGGGGAGTTGCAGAAACTTAAAGCTGAGATGGAGAAGATGAAGATGGAGCATGAGATAGAGCGTGAGGAGCTACGGAGGCAATTAGagcaggagaggagagagcgtgaggaggaaaagaaagagcgaGAGGAAGAACAGAAGCAAATTGCACATCTTACAAGTTTGATGACAGAGTTCTTAAAGGGAAAGACTCAAACGCACAAGTCATTtatccatcatgatggggccatgtattcaactggtggtacaaatactcgttg A